The Methylomonas koyamae genome has a segment encoding these proteins:
- a CDS encoding IS5 family transposase, whose translation MRGHDAIQNSWFSYVSLEDRIPKQHPLRRLRLLVDGVLASMDAVFAECYSHTGRPSIAPEKLLRALLLQVLYTVRSERQLMEQLDYNLLFRWFVGLGIDDAVWERSVFSANRERLLSEALSREFFERVLAIAEWQNLVSDEHFSVDGSLIEAWASHKSFVKKDGSGPDKPAGRNPEVDFSGEKRSNATHQSTTDPEARLYKKGEYTEAKLRYITHALSENRNGLIVDVETTQATGTAEIEAAQTMIKRRVPKGGSVGADKGYDQPAFVNKLKTQDIKAHVARKKTGSAVDGRTARGKAYAQSLKRRKIVEEAFGWIKTVGGLRKTRHIGLAKVAGQALFCFAAYNLTRLLNLLVFTPKPAWSAPT comes from the coding sequence ATGCGCGGACACGATGCCATTCAAAATAGCTGGTTCAGCTACGTTAGCCTGGAAGACCGTATTCCCAAACAGCATCCGTTGCGTCGTTTACGGCTACTCGTCGATGGCGTATTGGCCTCTATGGATGCGGTCTTTGCCGAATGCTACTCCCATACTGGCCGCCCGTCGATTGCGCCCGAAAAACTGCTGCGCGCCTTGCTATTGCAAGTGCTGTACACCGTTCGTAGCGAACGCCAGTTGATGGAACAGCTGGACTACAACCTGCTGTTTCGCTGGTTTGTCGGTTTGGGTATCGACGATGCTGTCTGGGAACGCAGCGTGTTCAGCGCCAACCGCGAGCGCCTGCTGTCCGAAGCACTGAGTCGCGAGTTTTTTGAGCGGGTCTTGGCCATTGCCGAATGGCAAAACCTGGTGTCCGACGAACACTTCAGTGTCGACGGCAGCCTGATCGAAGCCTGGGCCTCGCACAAAAGCTTCGTGAAGAAAGACGGCAGCGGTCCTGATAAACCCGCCGGCCGCAATCCCGAGGTCGACTTCAGCGGCGAAAAGCGCAGCAATGCCACGCATCAGAGCACGACAGACCCCGAAGCGCGGCTTTACAAGAAAGGCGAATACACCGAGGCCAAACTGCGTTACATCACCCATGCCCTATCCGAGAATCGTAACGGCCTGATTGTCGATGTCGAAACCACCCAAGCCACCGGCACCGCTGAAATCGAAGCCGCGCAAACAATGATCAAACGCCGTGTTCCCAAAGGCGGCAGCGTCGGTGCCGACAAAGGCTATGACCAACCGGCGTTCGTCAACAAACTCAAGACGCAAGACATCAAAGCCCATGTTGCTCGCAAAAAGACCGGCAGTGCCGTCGATGGCCGCACCGCGCGCGGCAAAGCGTACGCTCAAAGCCTCAAGCGCCGCAAAATCGTCGAAGAAGCCTTCGGCTGGATCAAGACCGTCGGGGGCCTGCGTAAAACCCGCCACATCGGCTTAGCCAAAGTCGCAGGTCAGGCCTTGTTTTGCTTTGCCGCCTACAACCTGACGCGCTTGCTCAACCTATTGGTGTTCACGCCGAAACCGGCGTGGAGTGCGCCCACCTAG
- the pyp gene encoding photoactive yellow protein has product MLLGIFYWVWLQSQPLASMPADELIAKLNNTVRLLAGGFVASIACSVFAVSMTIEAHVSRPIEQAIGQLKRMQQNLHTRLDTEADDELARLFSAFNNHSDGLQHIIEEVAVTSDDLNVAVEQFIGNSQQSIDLATSQQRETDQVVRASSQMALSSNGMAHHAEATQSSASNAKKQTETGLQVVNQTIHAIGSLAGQMEGMQSTVTRLDKGSQNIGDVIDTIAKIADQTNLLALNAAIEAARAGEHGRGFAVVADEVRKLASDTQGATQQIHQIIVDLQGAARDVTNAIGKGTEQARNCVEQANSAGAALNEINHRVDSVNAMGQQISVAAQQQYQSAEEISQSMLRINQLAEANTQAMNQNQEVSEILSQRAKKLEQLVSRFKHPSGSNAVEFGRDDIVNAVRNMSAAEIDRMAFGAVELDSNGIIIRYNAAEGAITGRKPQEVLGKNFFTDVAPCTNTPKFKGEFDQGVRRGMLDKKFEYTFDYNMRPTKVKVHMKKSLSGNTYWIFVKRI; this is encoded by the coding sequence TTGCTTTTAGGCATTTTTTACTGGGTCTGGCTGCAAAGCCAACCATTGGCCAGCATGCCGGCAGACGAGTTGATTGCGAAACTGAATAACACCGTGCGCCTACTTGCTGGCGGCTTTGTCGCTTCGATAGCCTGTTCGGTATTCGCTGTGTCGATGACCATAGAGGCGCATGTCAGTCGTCCCATTGAGCAGGCCATCGGTCAGCTGAAACGCATGCAGCAAAATTTGCATACCCGATTGGACACCGAGGCCGATGACGAATTGGCGAGGTTATTTTCAGCTTTTAATAACCATTCCGACGGTTTGCAACATATCATCGAAGAAGTGGCTGTAACTTCCGATGATCTCAACGTTGCGGTTGAACAATTCATCGGCAACAGCCAACAGAGCATCGATTTGGCAACCTCGCAACAACGTGAAACCGATCAGGTGGTCCGAGCCAGTTCGCAAATGGCGCTTTCTTCCAACGGTATGGCCCATCATGCCGAAGCCACCCAGTCTTCCGCGTCCAATGCCAAAAAACAAACCGAAACTGGCTTACAGGTGGTGAACCAAACTATCCATGCCATCGGTTCGTTGGCCGGCCAAATGGAAGGCATGCAGAGTACTGTGACCCGATTGGATAAGGGCAGCCAAAATATCGGTGACGTGATAGACACCATCGCCAAGATTGCCGATCAAACCAATCTGTTAGCATTAAATGCCGCCATCGAAGCTGCCAGAGCTGGCGAACACGGCCGCGGTTTTGCCGTGGTAGCCGATGAAGTACGCAAACTGGCATCGGATACTCAAGGCGCGACTCAGCAAATTCACCAAATTATCGTCGATCTGCAAGGCGCGGCGCGGGATGTGACCAATGCGATCGGCAAGGGTACCGAGCAAGCGCGTAACTGTGTCGAACAAGCCAATTCCGCCGGCGCTGCGCTCAACGAGATCAACCATCGCGTCGATTCGGTCAACGCCATGGGCCAGCAAATTTCGGTAGCGGCGCAACAGCAATACCAATCCGCCGAGGAAATTAGCCAGAGCATGCTGCGCATCAACCAGCTTGCGGAAGCCAACACGCAAGCGATGAACCAGAACCAGGAAGTCAGCGAAATTTTGTCGCAACGGGCCAAAAAACTGGAACAACTGGTTTCCCGCTTCAAGCACCCATCGGGTTCGAATGCCGTGGAATTCGGCCGGGACGACATCGTCAATGCCGTCAGAAACATGAGTGCGGCTGAAATCGACCGGATGGCGTTTGGCGCCGTGGAACTGGACAGCAATGGCATTATCATTCGCTACAATGCCGCGGAAGGGGCGATTACCGGACGTAAACCGCAAGAGGTATTGGGCAAAAACTTTTTTACCGACGTAGCCCCGTGTACCAACACGCCCAAATTCAAAGGCGAATTCGATCAAGGCGTGCGTAGAGGGATGTTAGACAAGAAATTCGAATATACCTTCGACTACAACATGCGCCCCACCAAAGTGAAAGTGCACATGAAGAAATCGCTGAGCGGTAACACTTACTGGATTTTCGTAAAACGGATCTAA
- a CDS encoding AMP-binding protein, translating into MDIVSGYFATQRLGGFVPSIQNITLADDWLQPPVAMDSIELLDCATQFAQRLHIHDTGLEDLLLIQPCLKNWKAVAEQSLEKAHRNISFFSSGSTGPAQRYCLPAAHLMTEIQFIAEHLLPGTAPVQRRVWTLVPAQHIYGFIFTILLPAALTDRPEVLDGRRRMLSALQREFRPGDIIVAVPDFWRQWVKAGQMLPPGAIAITASAPCEPDVLQVLQEQGAEILEIYGASETGGIGFRKQPDSAFTLMPHWRVKQNNLVSTFHSAAIPDHLQWLDEQNFIVCNRRDGAIQLGGTNVYPDEIAQLICRHDRIEAAAVRLHGHQLKAFLVPNSPIQADAELIADVSVWLAARLPALLIPKHFTVGVALPRNSMGKLSDWPLNYQSN; encoded by the coding sequence GTGGATATCGTTTCCGGCTACTTTGCTACGCAGCGCCTTGGCGGCTTCGTACCTTCCATACAAAACATCACCCTGGCCGATGACTGGTTGCAGCCGCCGGTAGCGATGGATTCTATCGAACTACTCGACTGCGCCACGCAGTTTGCCCAACGGCTCCACATTCACGACACCGGATTGGAAGATTTATTACTGATCCAGCCGTGTTTGAAAAACTGGAAAGCGGTCGCCGAGCAGAGTCTGGAAAAAGCCCATCGCAATATCAGTTTCTTCAGTTCCGGTTCGACCGGTCCAGCCCAGCGCTATTGCCTACCGGCCGCACATTTGATGACGGAAATTCAGTTCATTGCCGAGCATCTGTTACCCGGAACTGCGCCGGTTCAAAGGCGGGTATGGACCTTGGTACCTGCCCAACATATTTACGGCTTCATTTTCACAATCCTGTTGCCTGCGGCATTAACCGACCGTCCCGAAGTATTGGATGGCCGCCGGCGCATGCTGTCAGCCTTGCAGCGGGAATTTAGACCGGGTGACATCATTGTCGCCGTCCCGGACTTTTGGCGGCAATGGGTCAAAGCCGGTCAGATGTTACCGCCCGGCGCTATTGCAATCACCGCATCGGCGCCATGCGAACCCGATGTGTTACAGGTATTGCAAGAACAAGGGGCTGAAATACTCGAAATTTACGGCGCTTCGGAAACCGGAGGCATTGGTTTTCGCAAACAACCCGACTCGGCATTCACCTTAATGCCCCACTGGCGTGTGAAGCAAAACAATTTAGTCAGTACCTTCCATAGCGCCGCGATCCCAGACCATCTGCAATGGTTAGACGAACAAAACTTCATAGTTTGCAATCGCCGAGACGGAGCGATACAACTCGGCGGAACCAATGTCTATCCCGATGAAATTGCCCAATTGATTTGCCGGCATGACCGAATCGAAGCGGCGGCGGTGAGATTGCACGGACATCAACTTAAAGCCTTTCTTGTACCCAATTCCCCCATCCAAGCCGACGCCGAATTGATAGCCGATGTGTCGGTTTGGCTAGCAGCCCGCCTCCCCGCCTTACTTATTCCCAAACATTTCACCGTTGGCGTTGCGCTGCCGCGTAACTCGATGGGCAAACTCAGCGACTGGCCGCTCAATTACCAATCCAATTGA
- a CDS encoding IS5 family transposase: protein MTVAQDDLFGSLFEHRDRRIDRLGNPLLELDAQVDWDAFRPLLDRVHHKVRKSSAGRKPWDGVLMFKALVIASLYNLSDEQLEFQIEDRRSFQRFIGLSDAKHAPDRNSFWLFRESLKALKLTETLFNEFNRQLDRAGLIARKGQLIDASFVKAPVQRNTPDENARIKADETVEDWSASKRRQKDTDARWTKKGDKSYYGYKNHVNVDNAHKLVRKYTVTDASIHDSQALNGLLDSGNTSRDVWADSAYRSEATEACLKAQGYRSRIHRKGVRGKPLTDREKQGNSTRSKTRCRVEHVFAWMAQWGGKTIRCIGLARAEVRIGFMNLVYNMRRFCAIRRVAAS, encoded by the coding sequence ATGACGGTGGCACAAGACGACCTTTTCGGTTCCCTGTTTGAACATCGAGATCGTCGAATCGATCGTTTGGGTAATCCGTTGTTGGAATTGGACGCGCAAGTGGATTGGGACGCGTTCCGGCCGCTGCTGGATCGAGTCCATCACAAAGTCCGCAAATCGTCTGCCGGGCGTAAGCCTTGGGATGGGGTGTTGATGTTCAAAGCGTTGGTCATCGCCAGTCTCTACAATCTGAGCGACGAGCAACTGGAGTTTCAAATCGAAGACCGGCGCAGTTTTCAGCGTTTTATCGGTTTGTCGGATGCCAAGCACGCGCCGGACCGCAACAGTTTCTGGCTATTTCGCGAGTCGCTCAAGGCGTTGAAATTGACCGAAACCTTGTTCAACGAATTCAACCGGCAATTGGATCGCGCCGGCCTGATTGCCCGCAAGGGTCAACTGATTGACGCCAGCTTCGTCAAGGCGCCGGTGCAGCGTAATACGCCGGACGAGAACGCCCGGATTAAAGCTGACGAAACCGTCGAGGACTGGTCAGCCTCCAAACGCCGTCAGAAGGATACCGATGCGCGCTGGACCAAGAAAGGTGACAAGAGTTATTACGGGTACAAGAATCACGTCAACGTTGATAATGCCCACAAGTTGGTGCGCAAATACACGGTCACCGATGCCAGCATCCACGACTCCCAAGCCCTGAACGGCTTGCTCGATAGCGGCAATACCAGCCGGGATGTGTGGGCCGACAGTGCGTACCGATCCGAAGCCACGGAAGCCTGCCTTAAAGCACAAGGCTACCGCAGCCGGATTCACCGCAAAGGGGTGCGCGGCAAACCGCTGACTGACCGGGAAAAACAAGGTAACAGTACCCGCTCCAAAACCCGTTGCCGGGTCGAGCACGTGTTTGCCTGGATGGCGCAATGGGGCGGTAAGACGATCCGTTGCATTGGCCTAGCCCGCGCCGAAGTGCGTATCGGCTTCATGAATCTGGTGTACAACATGCGACGTTTTTGCGCCATTCGCAGGGTAGCTGCGTCTTGA
- a CDS encoding ATP-binding protein — MLLYGEAGSGKSHLLADIANDAFKKGYPVVLLINSQFFLQDPRTQILEQLDLRHISFSTFLGALDAAGQAAGVRTLLMIDALNERFGVEIWPQHLAPIIEEVKRYPHLALIVSCRTTYLPFVLPADSLLRDSLKQIEHHGFADGGGYAARTYLAKRKIIRPSVPQLLPEFNNPLFLKTLCDSLERQGLNCFPRGIQGLTEYFDFYLKSLANQIELRMGLDKRQNIIVRGLKAFTAKLLTNQSSYLSIETTIACFDSIYASTGQQDRSLLSQLEHEGILTIEPIYIENNQLEEQARFTFERFSDFQIAGHLLNEHISSKNSIQPLETGTPLHTFLSRKDVYRVAGIIEALAVLLSETRDCELLDIFPSANGSYKWIINEAFFKSLLLRRQDCFTDRTRELVIDLSQNYRNHWLETLIAVSTEPDNRFNANYLHGKLAHLTMPERDAKWSIAIANLNLEDGEPLDTLLSWTVESGFEKIDPLRAELAATMLAWLFSTSYRTVRDRATKGLTALLAPRLLLALSLLERFKQVDDLYILERLLAACYGATLQAQTQKNLSELALFVYQWIFADGKPPPHLLLRDYARGIIEYTLHCELLPEEVDIEKVRPPYHSDWPIEFVAKEDLEKYGDKFKDHIVRSASSEWLGDFAKYIISPSIRYWTVTTLDLDKALTPHENFEVFRSMLADHANSDQLSAFNEMLEFCIDCNSSEPNTENQKSQKQASSTEIKIKIVAYDDKNLEIKKQNEARFEELEKKFIHLLDDKYKYEYWAGCRQGIRQILNRYSTNRTEHFDDILAQLWVTKRAHDYGWSTDLFGEFDSRIGSGRGRRHKQMERIGKKYQWLALYELLARMADNLIYDSGYSDDVHEYYGPWQIGKRNIDPSLLIFKTKDDDWENHRYAWWSPQTLKLRLLKKQEQKLWLQNESDQLNSSSLLDVTDSETGQRWLVLKSFKHYSTSYDLDSRIDSWCRCWCVVVRKRHKNQFINAISKHNLVDPNAFPKIGEFYDSFIGEYPWHPSYKLDDDWTTVDRDYGFRSKLLPTFAKYTAERGGYDYSLDGSINIYLPAPWLIQKLGLRLIDGRTLCFADENGQTLFKDPSVEEEGPSTALINKTAFLNLLDKENLAPVWIIAGEKGAYGEHHDDFVGRRVHSFVYSLNEQNEIVCVKQKIDIEER, encoded by the coding sequence GTGCTTCTTTACGGCGAAGCGGGATCCGGCAAATCGCACCTGTTGGCTGACATTGCCAATGATGCATTCAAAAAAGGTTATCCGGTTGTTTTATTGATCAACAGTCAGTTTTTTTTACAAGACCCTCGCACACAAATTCTTGAGCAGTTGGATTTAAGACATATCTCATTTTCAACCTTTCTCGGAGCGTTGGATGCGGCGGGACAAGCAGCAGGCGTGAGAACGTTGCTGATGATCGACGCGTTAAACGAACGTTTCGGTGTCGAAATTTGGCCTCAACATCTGGCTCCGATAATAGAGGAAGTTAAACGCTATCCCCATCTCGCCCTTATTGTTTCATGCCGCACAACTTACTTACCGTTTGTCTTGCCCGCCGATTCATTACTGCGTGATAGCTTGAAGCAGATAGAACACCACGGTTTTGCCGATGGAGGCGGGTACGCAGCCAGAACTTATCTGGCCAAACGCAAAATTATCCGGCCTAGTGTTCCGCAGTTATTACCTGAATTTAACAACCCGCTTTTCCTTAAAACCTTGTGCGACAGTTTGGAACGACAAGGGCTCAACTGTTTTCCACGAGGAATACAAGGTTTAACGGAATATTTCGATTTTTATCTAAAATCATTAGCCAACCAAATTGAATTGCGGATGGGGCTGGATAAAAGGCAGAATATTATTGTGCGGGGGTTAAAGGCATTTACTGCAAAATTACTAACCAATCAATCTTCCTACCTGTCAATTGAAACGACTATCGCTTGTTTTGATTCGATATATGCCTCTACGGGTCAACAAGACCGCAGCTTGTTGAGCCAATTAGAACATGAGGGAATTTTAACGATTGAGCCTATTTATATCGAAAATAATCAGTTAGAAGAACAAGCACGTTTTACGTTCGAGCGTTTCAGCGACTTTCAAATTGCTGGGCATTTGTTAAATGAGCATATTTCTTCGAAAAATAGCATTCAACCCTTGGAAACAGGGACTCCGCTACACACTTTTCTTTCCCGTAAAGATGTTTACAGGGTTGCCGGTATTATCGAAGCACTAGCGGTTTTACTATCGGAAACAAGAGATTGTGAATTGCTCGATATATTTCCATCAGCGAACGGATCATATAAATGGATAATTAATGAAGCATTTTTCAAAAGTTTATTATTACGTCGTCAGGATTGTTTTACCGATAGAACTCGGGAATTAGTGATTGATTTATCACAAAATTATCGGAACCACTGGCTGGAAACACTTATTGCTGTTAGTACGGAGCCTGACAACCGCTTCAATGCTAATTATCTGCATGGAAAATTAGCTCATTTGACGATGCCTGAGCGCGATGCGAAATGGTCTATTGCTATCGCCAATCTCAACCTTGAAGATGGCGAACCGCTTGATACTTTGCTTTCCTGGACGGTGGAATCGGGTTTTGAGAAAATAGACCCACTGCGCGCCGAATTGGCGGCAACGATGTTGGCATGGTTATTTTCGACGTCGTATCGCACTGTTCGAGATCGGGCTACCAAAGGATTAACCGCTTTACTAGCGCCACGATTGCTGTTAGCACTTAGTTTGTTGGAACGCTTCAAACAGGTCGATGACCTTTACATTTTGGAGCGGCTATTAGCGGCCTGCTATGGCGCTACATTACAAGCTCAAACCCAAAAAAATCTCTCCGAACTTGCTCTTTTTGTTTACCAATGGATTTTTGCCGATGGTAAGCCGCCACCCCATTTGCTTTTACGCGACTATGCCAGAGGTATCATCGAATACACGTTGCACTGCGAGTTGTTGCCGGAAGAAGTAGATATTGAAAAAGTAAGGCCACCATATCACAGTGATTGGCCGATTGAATTCGTGGCCAAAGAGGATTTAGAGAAATATGGCGACAAATTCAAAGATCATATTGTTAGGTCGGCGAGCAGTGAGTGGCTGGGGGATTTTGCCAAATATATTATCAGTCCTTCAATTCGTTATTGGACAGTAACAACACTTGACTTAGATAAGGCATTAACGCCGCACGAGAACTTTGAAGTCTTCCGTTCAATGCTAGCCGATCATGCAAACTCTGATCAGTTATCGGCATTTAATGAAATGCTGGAGTTCTGTATCGATTGCAATAGCTCGGAGCCAAATACGGAAAATCAAAAATCACAAAAACAAGCGTCCAGCACTGAAATCAAGATCAAAATTGTTGCTTATGACGATAAGAATTTAGAGATAAAGAAGCAAAACGAAGCTAGATTCGAAGAGCTTGAAAAAAAATTTATTCACTTACTCGACGACAAATATAAATACGAATACTGGGCTGGATGCCGACAAGGAATAAGACAAATTCTGAATCGATATTCAACTAATCGAACGGAGCATTTTGACGATATTTTAGCTCAGCTATGGGTAACCAAAAGGGCTCACGATTACGGATGGTCAACTGATTTATTTGGCGAATTCGATAGCAGAATTGGCTCTGGCCGCGGCAGACGCCATAAACAAATGGAACGGATTGGAAAGAAATATCAATGGCTGGCTTTGTATGAATTATTGGCACGGATGGCGGATAATTTAATATACGACTCTGGTTATAGTGATGATGTTCACGAATACTATGGCCCGTGGCAGATTGGTAAACGAAATATAGATCCGTCATTATTAATTTTTAAAACCAAAGACGACGACTGGGAAAATCATCGCTATGCCTGGTGGTCGCCGCAAACGCTAAAGTTGCGATTACTGAAGAAGCAAGAGCAAAAACTTTGGTTACAAAACGAATCCGATCAATTGAATAGTTCGTCGTTGCTAGATGTAACTGATTCAGAAACGGGGCAGCGTTGGTTGGTTTTGAAAAGTTTCAAGCATTACAGCACTTCTTATGATTTGGACTCGCGTATCGACTCATGGTGTAGATGTTGGTGTGTGGTCGTCAGAAAGCGGCATAAAAACCAATTCATAAACGCGATTTCCAAACATAACTTGGTCGATCCCAATGCGTTTCCAAAAATCGGCGAATTTTATGATTCGTTTATAGGCGAATACCCTTGGCATCCGTCATATAAGTTGGACGATGACTGGACAACAGTTGACCGAGATTATGGTTTTCGTTCCAAACTGTTACCAACATTCGCCAAATACACTGCGGAACGTGGAGGATACGATTACTCGCTTGATGGGAGTATCAATATTTATTTGCCAGCGCCGTGGCTAATACAAAAGCTTGGTTTAAGGCTAATTGATGGGCGCACGCTGTGCTTTGCAGATGAGAACGGCCAAACTTTGTTCAAAGATCCATCAGTAGAGGAAGAAGGACCGAGCACTGCCCTGATCAATAAGACGGCATTTTTAAATTTACTGGATAAAGAAAACTTGGCTCCGGTTTGGATTATTGCCGGAGAAAAAGGCGCATATGGCGAGCATCACGATGATTTCGTTGGGCGCAGAGTTCATTCTTTCGTGTATTCATTGAACGAGCAAAATGAAATCGTTTGCGTTAAGCAAAAAATAGATATTGAAGAACGTTGA
- the tatA gene encoding twin-arginine translocase TatA/TatE family subunit: protein MGFSVPHLLVVLAIVVLVFGTKRLKDVGADLGDAIKGFRKAVQEGEADAAGAGNDRLLNDANLPKTEQ, encoded by the coding sequence ATGGGTTTTAGCGTTCCGCACTTATTGGTAGTGCTGGCAATTGTGGTACTGGTATTCGGCACCAAGCGTCTGAAAGACGTCGGCGCCGACTTGGGCGATGCGATCAAGGGCTTCCGCAAAGCGGTACAAGAGGGCGAAGCGGATGCGGCCGGCGCCGGCAACGACCGCTTGCTGAACGACGCCAATCTGCCGAAAACCGAACAGTAA
- a CDS encoding PepSY domain-containing protein yields the protein MKKSLNWLLYETHRWLGVVLALFMFVWFASGLSIMYTTPMTQTKAQQLAHAETLEPQSGWLSLGEVWANSVGPRQAAVAKLKATPTAGGETMAAAAKAKPAEELPLNIADARLVRTAGEPLWLIEDTQGNRFAFSALDGSLREISTEQALQIARHWFTAEQPERDVKLSYMESVDNPIILRNQGALRPFHKIAGDGGEELLISARTGEVLHASTRFNRGLYWVGNWIHLFKPLEAIGLGHIRHDVQLWSGLAATIACITGLIIGWLRWRPGFGGKPTYSQGRTQPYREFWFKWHFWTGLIGGTVALGWSLSGFIDTNPGKLFSEGNIAKAEASRYLGGELPTAMFDWRPGPLPETARRADIVEINWRRLGSDTVLLANARDGQRLPQTPDGVGPRFSEAALAAALQRLDGAGDSVELAVLDDYDSYYYPRHHQTQVDKPLPVVLAQFHDQAGTRVYLDPQDGRILAKLDSSRRLYRWLYSGLHHWDFGWLYYRPIWDVWMLTWVGFGVVLGASSLVIGWKRLKKTFAPKKRRRAAVQAAGPLPATLATEAVD from the coding sequence ATGAAGAAGTCGTTGAATTGGTTGCTATACGAAACCCACCGTTGGCTGGGCGTGGTATTGGCGTTGTTTATGTTCGTCTGGTTTGCGTCCGGCCTGTCCATTATGTATACGACGCCGATGACGCAGACCAAGGCGCAACAACTGGCGCATGCGGAAACGCTGGAGCCGCAATCCGGCTGGCTGAGTTTGGGCGAAGTCTGGGCCAACAGCGTCGGGCCGCGCCAGGCGGCGGTCGCCAAGTTGAAAGCCACGCCAACAGCGGGCGGCGAGACTATGGCCGCCGCGGCCAAAGCCAAACCCGCCGAGGAATTGCCGCTTAACATTGCCGACGCGCGGTTGGTACGCACCGCCGGCGAGCCGCTGTGGTTGATAGAAGATACCCAGGGCAACCGGTTTGCGTTCTCGGCGTTAGACGGAAGCTTGCGCGAAATTTCCACAGAACAGGCGCTGCAAATCGCCCGACACTGGTTCACAGCCGAACAGCCGGAACGGGACGTTAAGTTGAGCTATATGGAAAGCGTCGACAACCCGATCATCCTGCGCAACCAGGGCGCGTTGCGGCCGTTCCACAAAATAGCCGGCGACGGCGGCGAGGAATTGCTGATTTCGGCACGGACCGGCGAGGTGTTGCACGCGTCGACCCGCTTCAATCGCGGCTTGTATTGGGTCGGTAATTGGATCCACTTATTCAAGCCGCTGGAGGCCATCGGCCTCGGCCATATCCGCCACGACGTGCAATTGTGGTCCGGTTTGGCGGCGACGATTGCCTGCATCACCGGCCTGATCATCGGCTGGCTGCGCTGGCGGCCGGGTTTCGGCGGCAAGCCGACCTATTCTCAAGGCCGCACCCAACCCTACCGGGAATTCTGGTTCAAATGGCATTTCTGGACCGGCTTGATCGGCGGCACCGTTGCGTTGGGTTGGTCCTTGAGCGGCTTCATCGATACCAATCCCGGCAAACTGTTTTCGGAAGGCAATATCGCCAAGGCCGAAGCCAGCCGCTACCTGGGCGGCGAATTGCCGACCGCGATGTTCGACTGGCGGCCCGGTCCGTTACCGGAGACCGCACGGCGGGCGGACATCGTCGAAATCAACTGGCGCCGCCTCGGTAGCGACACGGTATTGCTGGCCAACGCTCGCGACGGCCAACGTCTGCCGCAAACCCCGGACGGCGTCGGTCCGCGCTTCAGCGAAGCCGCCCTGGCCGCCGCGTTGCAACGCCTGGACGGCGCCGGCGACTCGGTCGAGCTGGCGGTGTTGGACGATTACGACAGCTATTACTACCCGCGCCACCATCAAACCCAGGTCGATAAGCCGCTGCCGGTAGTATTGGCGCAATTCCACGACCAGGCCGGCACCCGGGTTTACCTCGATCCGCAAGACGGCCGCATACTTGCCAAACTGGACAGCAGCCGCCGGCTTTACCGCTGGCTGTATTCCGGCTTGCACCATTGGGATTTCGGCTGGCTGTATTACCGGCCGATTTGGGACGTGTGGATGCTGACCTGGGTCGGATTCGGCGTGGTGTTAGGCGCCAGCTCACTGGTAATCGGCTGGAAACGGCTGAAAAAAACCTTCGCCCCGAAAAAGCGTCGCAGAGCTGCGGTTCAGGCTGCTGGGCCGTTGCCGGCAACGCTGGCCACCGAAGCGGTGGATTAA
- a CDS encoding peroxiredoxin → MKRFIGASLLWLTAAFSVFADLEQQDYAPDIDAQASHAGKPLHYSLRQARAKGPVVVYFYPTAFGRGCSVQARAFAEHYAEFTAAGASIVGVSLDGIERLNQFSADPNTCAGKFPVASDPDGKIANAYGLAVDQSTVGRLDSRGSVVDHGSIARTTFVVGADGKVLGKVGDLKPAENVAKALEIVKAAVANTRS, encoded by the coding sequence ATGAAACGTTTTATCGGCGCTAGCCTGTTGTGGTTGACGGCAGCGTTTTCGGTGTTTGCCGATCTGGAACAACAGGACTATGCACCCGATATCGACGCCCAGGCGTCGCACGCAGGCAAGCCGCTGCATTACTCGCTGCGCCAGGCACGGGCGAAAGGCCCGGTCGTGGTTTATTTCTATCCGACTGCGTTCGGCCGCGGCTGCAGTGTGCAGGCGCGGGCTTTTGCCGAGCATTACGCCGAATTTACCGCGGCCGGCGCTTCTATCGTCGGCGTGTCGCTGGACGGTATCGAGCGGCTGAATCAATTCTCCGCCGACCCGAATACCTGTGCCGGCAAATTCCCGGTGGCCTCCGATCCGGACGGCAAAATCGCCAACGCTTACGGTTTGGCGGTGGACCAATCCACCGTGGGCCGTCTGGATAGCCGCGGCAGCGTCGTCGACCACGGTTCTATCGCCCGCACCACGTTTGTGGTCGGCGCGGACGGTAAGGTGCTGGGCAAGGTCGGCGATTTGAAACCGGCCGAGAACGTGGCTAAGGCGCTGGAGATAGTCAAAGCCGCCGTGGCAAACACCCGATCTTGA